From Camelina sativa cultivar DH55 chromosome 20, Cs, whole genome shotgun sequence, the proteins below share one genomic window:
- the LOC104770694 gene encoding LOW QUALITY PROTEIN: B3 domain-containing protein At5g26805-like (The sequence of the model RefSeq protein was modified relative to this genomic sequence to represent the inferred CDS: inserted 1 base in 1 codon) has translation MIKTLFYTFLQTKHQEENTDRTDPNYPLFPQEVEIRPIIPFCWEILKTLTRHEILDEGNLQLPHEKILDILMRYYSKHVILLTNCLTCQLNLFVKDLDTNTIHLXTLWKHPHEENFTMHESWIKEFVKRRELVAGMVVGMYWDYENCMFCFSVLEGNE, from the exons ATGATCAAAACATTGTTCTACACCTTCCTTCAAACAAAACACCAAGAAGAAAACACTGATAGGACAGATCCTAACTATCCATTGTTTCCTCAAGAAGTCGAGATTCGACCCATAATTCCTTTCTGTTGGGAAATCCTCAAAACCCTCACAAGACATGAAATATTGGATGAAGGCAACTTACAACTTCCACATGAGAAAATCCTAGATATTTTGATGAGATACTATTCAAAACATGTCATATTGCTTACAAATTGTCTGACTTGCCAGCTCAATTTATTTGTGAAAGACCTTGATACAAACACTATCCATT TTACATTGTGGAAACATCCACATGAAGAAAATTTCACTATGCATGAGTCTTGGATCAAAGAATTTGTTAAGAGGAGGGAGCTTGTGGCTGGCATGGTGGTTGGTATGTATTGGGATTACGAGAAttgcatgttttgtttctcaGTATTAGAGGGAAATGAGTGA